Proteins encoded by one window of Kwoniella dejecticola CBS 10117 chromosome 9, complete sequence:
- a CDS encoding ADP-ribosylation factor 6 — protein sequence MGGQLSKALGKLFGNKEMRILMLGLDAAGKTTILYKLKLNQSVTTIPTVGFNVETVTYKNVKFNVWDVGGQDKIRPLWRHYYTGTQGLIFVIDSGDRDRIDEARLELERILADREMRDCLLMVFANKQDLPGAMSPAEVTEKLGLHKMRDRSWYVHPSCATTGEGLFEGLQWLSQNVKGTKS from the exons ATGGGTGGTCAACTCAGTAAAGCCTTGG GCAAGCTGTTCGGGAACAAGGAGATGCGGATCTTGATGCTTGGTCTAGACGCCGCTGGTAAAACAA CGATCCtatacaagctgaagctcaacCAATCTGTTACGACGATCCCCACGGTTGGATTCAACGTGGAGACGGTGACGTATAAGAACGTCAAGTTCAATGTCTGG GATGTCGGTGGACAAGATAAGATAAGGCCGTTATGGAGACATTATTATACCGGAACACAG GGTCTGATATTCGTCATTGACTCGGGAGACAGGGATAGGATCGACGAAGCCAGGTTAGAGTTGGAACGTATTTTGGCAGATCGGGAAATGAGGGATTGTCTTTTGATGGTATTCGCCAATAAACAGGATTTACCGGGTG CTATGTCTCCGGCTGAGGTAACGGAGAAATTGGGGTTGCATAAGATGAGGGACAGGAGTTGGTATGTGCATCccag TTGCGCAACAACGGGAGAAGGTCTATTCGAAGGTCTTCAATGGTTATCACAAAACGTCAAGGGAACGAAATCGTAG